Within the Maledivibacter sp. genome, the region TGCATCTGTTTTTCTTTCAGCTCCAAATTCTTCAGCTTGCTCTACCATTCTCGCTATAAGACTTGGTCCAGTGGCTTCTCTAACTGATCCAGGATAGTTAGCTACTTCATTTGTAGTCACAATCTGTCCACCTGTCTTACCTTTTTCTAAGATAAGGGTTTTCATTTTAGCACGGGCAGAATACAATCCCGCTGCAAGACCACCTGGTCCACATCCAATTATTATAATGTCATACAGATTTTCCATAAAGATTCCTCCTTTTTGCTTCATAATAAAAAATCGTTTGCCTGCATATTTTTAAAAAAATATTATAGACTAATTTAAATAGGTTTTATCAATTCGGAATTATTATATCACATTTTCGATTAATTTGTAAATTTGTTTATTATATAATCGTGATTATTTTTAGGAAAACCTTATTTTCCCTATTATATTTTATATTGTAGCGTTAATTATTTAATTATTCAATAACATACTACAATTTAAGCTTTAATATGCTATAATAGTTAAGGACTTTATATAACTAGAACTTATAGCAATAGATGGTGATAGAAATGAGAAAGAAAAAGAAAAAGATACAAAAAAGACGAATGATGGGATATTTTATCGATGCC harbors:
- a CDS encoding FAD-dependent oxidoreductase; protein product: MENLYDIIIIGCGPGGLAAGLYSARAKMKTLILEKGKTGGQIVTTNEVANYPGSVREATGPSLIARMVEQAEEFGAERKTDA